A stretch of the Roseisolibacter agri genome encodes the following:
- a CDS encoding cation diffusion facilitator family transporter produces the protein MSTAHGQAPTAAGRNKRRLQLVVGFTSVYLIAEVVGGIVTKSLALLADAGHMLTDVGGLVLALIAIRLAERPATPQRTFGYYRIEILAALTNAVVLIVISLYILYEAYQRFRNPPEVASGGMLVVAGIGLVVNLAGMFLLRGSSAESLNMKGAYFEVLSDMITSVGVMVAGVIMLTTGWYYADPIISAGIGLFILPRTWKLLHEAVGVLLEGTPADVDLAAVRATIAAVPDVVGVHDLHVWSLTSGTNALSVHVVAADGAAYGAVLAAIQAGVTSGHKIAHLTVQVEPPEWETGETHL, from the coding sequence ATGAGCACTGCGCACGGCCAGGCCCCCACCGCCGCCGGCCGCAACAAGCGCCGGCTGCAGCTCGTCGTCGGGTTCACGTCGGTGTACCTCATCGCCGAGGTCGTCGGCGGCATCGTAACGAAGAGCCTCGCCCTGCTCGCCGACGCCGGACACATGCTCACCGACGTCGGCGGACTCGTGCTCGCGCTCATCGCGATCCGCCTGGCTGAGCGCCCGGCGACGCCGCAGCGCACGTTCGGCTACTACCGCATCGAGATCCTCGCGGCGCTCACCAACGCCGTCGTCCTGATCGTCATCTCACTCTACATCCTGTACGAGGCCTACCAGCGGTTCCGGAACCCGCCGGAGGTCGCGAGCGGCGGGATGCTGGTCGTGGCCGGCATCGGCCTCGTCGTGAACCTCGCCGGCATGTTCCTCCTCCGGGGCAGCTCGGCCGAGAGCCTCAACATGAAGGGGGCGTACTTCGAGGTGCTGTCCGACATGATCACCTCGGTCGGCGTGATGGTCGCCGGCGTGATCATGCTCACGACTGGATGGTACTACGCCGACCCCATCATCTCGGCGGGGATCGGGCTGTTCATCCTGCCCCGCACGTGGAAGCTCCTACACGAGGCGGTGGGCGTACTGCTCGAGGGGACGCCGGCCGACGTCGACCTCGCCGCCGTACGCGCGACCATCGCCGCGGTGCCGGATGTCGTCGGCGTGCACGATCTACACGTGTGGTCCCTCACCTCGGGCACCAACGCGCTCAGCGTGCACGTGGTCGCCGCCGACGGGGCGGCGTACGGGGCGGTGCTTGCGGCGATCCAAGCCGGCGTCACGAGCGGCCACAAAATCGCCCACCTCACCGTGCAGGTCGAGCCGCCGGAATGGGAGACGGGCGAGACCCACCTGTGA
- a CDS encoding glycoside hydrolase domain-containing protein has product MALLAVPGVLRLSVVAGLRADLQALGRTVPTLAGVATGEAADLAVADRAPDAGRHLGFDTSVYPGDRAMRAWKASDAPYEWVGYYLPAPCHRDASWSGRRRALADMGWGTAVIYVGQQTWGRTPRPGSRAAPAAARRGAVCDADLVSGPRGEVEAADAVARTAAEGFARGTVIFLDLEYMASVPPAMRDYYRAWVARVLADGRFVPGVYVHTRNAAEVYRDMQAVFAQAGVAHTPHVWVADGRRFAPDKPPQATGHAFASAWQGVLDVVQRWNGVALSIDVNVARVPSPSDHESLTHVAAVSPAAAPPTTPADARRMAMERAAGVAE; this is encoded by the coding sequence GTGGCGCTCCTCGCCGTGCCCGGCGTGCTGCGACTCTCGGTAGTCGCGGGCCTACGCGCGGACCTGCAGGCGCTCGGCCGCACTGTGCCGACGCTCGCCGGGGTGGCGACGGGTGAAGCGGCCGACCTGGCCGTGGCAGACCGCGCACCGGACGCCGGGCGCCACCTCGGGTTCGACACGAGCGTGTACCCGGGCGACCGCGCCATGCGGGCCTGGAAGGCCTCCGACGCTCCCTACGAGTGGGTGGGCTACTACCTGCCGGCGCCCTGCCACCGCGACGCTTCCTGGAGCGGCAGGCGCCGGGCGCTGGCCGACATGGGCTGGGGCACGGCGGTCATCTACGTCGGGCAGCAGACGTGGGGGCGCACGCCGCGGCCGGGCTCTCGGGCGGCGCCGGCCGCCGCGCGGCGCGGGGCCGTGTGCGACGCCGACCTGGTGAGCGGCCCGCGGGGGGAGGTCGAGGCGGCGGACGCGGTGGCGCGGACCGCGGCGGAGGGGTTCGCGCGGGGGACGGTCATCTTCCTCGACCTCGAGTACATGGCGTCGGTGCCGCCGGCCATGCGCGACTACTACCGCGCGTGGGTCGCGCGCGTGCTCGCCGACGGGCGGTTCGTGCCGGGCGTCTACGTGCACACGCGCAACGCGGCCGAGGTCTACCGCGACATGCAGGCCGTCTTCGCGCAGGCCGGCGTCGCGCACACCCCGCACGTCTGGGTGGCGGACGGCCGCCGCTTCGCGCCGGACAAGCCGCCGCAGGCCACCGGGCACGCCTTCGCGTCCGCCTGGCAGGGGGTGCTCGACGTGGTGCAGCGGTGGAACGGCGTCGCGCTGTCCATCGACGTGAACGTCGCCCGCGTGCCGTCGCCGTCGGACCACGAGTCGCTCACGCATGTCGCCGCCGTCTCGCCGGCGGCGGCGCCGCCGACCACGCCGGCCGACGCCCGTCGCATGGCCATGGAGAGGGCCGCAGGCGTGGCCGAGTAG
- a CDS encoding HEAT repeat domain-containing protein, with translation MLVAAGVVIAALTGSAGCYTDPGYKGRPSDAWIAQLAAPGLDGRLDAAAALGEVLRLQPNAPKVVTALVAALADTSDPVRVAAASAIRHAGRGGGRVREQLQRDAVPAVAALLADSAHPVVRTQAVAVLRDFGPDAAPTSAPALAGALSDPDPFVRRPAAEALGALGEAAQLVAASLARAATRDGDFRVRRAAAHALALVGGPPGTVGPALVGALRDTVELVREAAAEGMGQRGADGLSEWTVPAAAGAGDPMAMLRATATADPNPRVRIAAVTALGLVGDRASRPALRQALADRDATVRREAEHALSALHRRGGQDPGMEEPSRADLCRSNPGGPGC, from the coding sequence GTGCTCGTCGCGGCCGGTGTGGTGATCGCCGCCCTCACCGGAAGTGCTGGCTGTTACACCGACCCCGGCTACAAGGGCCGCCCCAGCGACGCGTGGATTGCGCAGCTCGCCGCGCCCGGCCTCGACGGCCGGCTTGACGCCGCGGCCGCGCTGGGCGAGGTGCTCCGCCTCCAGCCGAACGCGCCCAAGGTGGTGACCGCCCTGGTCGCGGCGCTCGCCGACACGAGCGACCCGGTGCGTGTCGCCGCCGCCTCGGCGATCCGGCATGCCGGGCGGGGCGGCGGCCGGGTGCGCGAGCAGCTCCAGCGCGACGCGGTGCCGGCCGTCGCCGCGTTGCTCGCCGACTCCGCGCACCCGGTGGTGCGGACACAGGCGGTCGCCGTGCTTCGAGACTTCGGCCCCGACGCGGCGCCGACCAGTGCCCCCGCGCTCGCGGGCGCACTCAGCGACCCGGACCCGTTTGTGCGCCGCCCGGCCGCCGAGGCGCTCGGCGCCCTGGGCGAGGCGGCCCAGCTGGTGGCGGCATCGCTCGCGCGCGCGGCGACGCGGGACGGGGACTTCCGCGTACGCCGAGCGGCGGCGCATGCGCTCGCCCTCGTCGGCGGCCCGCCGGGCACCGTCGGCCCGGCGCTCGTCGGCGCGCTCCGGGACACCGTGGAGCTGGTGCGCGAGGCGGCCGCCGAGGGCATGGGCCAACGCGGCGCTGACGGGTTGTCCGAGTGGACCGTGCCGGCCGCCGCCGGGGCGGGCGATCCGATGGCGATGCTGCGCGCCACCGCGACGGCGGACCCCAACCCTCGCGTGCGGATCGCGGCGGTCACGGCACTCGGCCTCGTCGGCGACCGGGCCAGCCGCCCGGCGCTCCGCCAAGCGCTCGCCGACCGAGACGCCACCGTGCGGCGGGAGGCCGAGCACGCGCTCTCGGCGCTGCACCGGCGCGGCGGTCAGGACCCGGGGATGGAGGAGCCGAGTCGGGCGGACCTCTGCCGGTCGAACCCAGGCGGGCCGGGGTGCTGA
- a CDS encoding flagellar hook-basal body protein, whose translation MRLATCHPSCPAMPPSLPPALRDPLAAAFRYYERRQEVAAHNLANVDTAAFKGERVFARVLGAAAVGPAAVGPAAVGPAAVGPAEEGPSVPVPDAATDLRQGPLMDTGAPLDLALSGPGFFVVATPGGERWTRGGSFSLAVDGSIQDATGAALLGPDGPIRIPAGAAQITLDGGGRMLADGRVVGHLRLEMPLGPVVQLAHEAGGHAVPTAPRVGAPGTTMVRQGMREGSNVNALSAMVDLIGIQRAYAALGKAHATREAVEDQANELGKPV comes from the coding sequence GTGCGCCTCGCGACCTGCCACCCGTCCTGTCCGGCCATGCCGCCGTCGCTGCCGCCCGCCCTACGCGATCCGCTCGCCGCCGCCTTCCGGTACTACGAGCGCCGCCAAGAAGTGGCCGCCCACAACTTGGCGAACGTCGATACCGCCGCCTTCAAGGGCGAGCGGGTGTTCGCGCGGGTGCTGGGCGCTGCGGCCGTCGGCCCGGCGGCCGTCGGCCCGGCGGCCGTCGGCCCGGCGGCCGTCGGCCCGGCGGAAGAGGGGCCGTCGGTGCCGGTCCCCGATGCGGCGACGGACCTGCGGCAGGGGCCGCTGATGGACACGGGCGCGCCGCTCGACCTCGCACTGTCGGGCCCCGGGTTCTTCGTGGTAGCCACGCCGGGCGGCGAGCGCTGGACGCGCGGCGGGAGCTTCTCGCTCGCCGTCGACGGGAGCATCCAGGACGCGACCGGGGCGGCGTTGCTGGGCCCGGACGGGCCGATCCGGATCCCCGCGGGTGCGGCGCAGATCACGCTGGATGGGGGCGGACGCATGCTGGCCGACGGCCGGGTGGTAGGGCACCTCCGCTTGGAGATGCCCCTCGGCCCGGTCGTTCAGCTCGCCCACGAAGCCGGCGGGCACGCCGTCCCGACGGCCCCGCGTGTCGGCGCCCCTGGCACCACGATGGTGCGGCAGGGCATGCGCGAGGGGAGCAACGTGAACGCCCTGAGCGCGATGGTCGACCTGATCGGCATCCAGCGCGCCTACGCCGCTCTCGGCAAGGCGCACGCGACACGCGAAGCGGTCGAGGACCAGGCGAACGAGTTGGGCAAGCCGGTCTGA
- a CDS encoding SDR family NAD(P)-dependent oxidoreductase, which yields MRRPDAGLPEAAAHEIPTGREARRFDGQTVIVTGGASGIGLAAARRFAAEGARVVIADRDAAAAARAADGLRAAGAAGAAGAPCDVADEAQVRACVAEAVARFGRLDVVVNNAGLMVVKAIPDLTADDWRRVLAVDLLGAFFFIREAFAAMRPGGAIINVASVHALETTPQAAAYAAAKAGLVSLTRSAALEARARGLRVNAVLPGAVDTPMLWDNPNVRAGLEVVDRAAVGTPDDVAAAIAYLASADARFVQGAALVIDGGRLDRLGG from the coding sequence ATGCGCCGCCCTGACGCGGGACTCCCGGAAGCCGCAGCCCACGAGATCCCCACGGGCCGCGAGGCCCGACGCTTCGACGGACAGACGGTGATCGTGACGGGCGGTGCGAGCGGCATCGGACTCGCCGCCGCGCGGCGCTTCGCGGCCGAGGGGGCGCGCGTGGTGATCGCCGACCGCGACGCGGCGGCGGCGGCGCGCGCGGCCGACGGGCTGCGCGCGGCGGGGGCGGCCGGCGCCGCGGGTGCGCCGTGCGACGTCGCCGACGAAGCGCAGGTGCGCGCGTGCGTGGCCGAGGCGGTGGCGCGCTTCGGCCGGCTCGACGTGGTGGTCAACAACGCCGGCCTGATGGTGGTCAAGGCGATCCCCGACCTCACCGCCGACGACTGGCGGCGCGTACTGGCCGTCGACCTGCTCGGCGCCTTCTTCTTCATCCGCGAGGCGTTCGCGGCGATGCGTCCGGGCGGCGCGATCATCAACGTCGCCAGCGTGCACGCCCTCGAGACCACGCCGCAGGCCGCCGCCTACGCCGCCGCGAAGGCGGGGCTCGTGTCCCTAACCCGGTCGGCGGCGCTCGAAGCCCGCGCACGGGGGCTGCGCGTCAACGCGGTGCTGCCCGGGGCCGTCGATACGCCCATGCTGTGGGACAACCCCAATGTGCGCGCCGGCCTTGAGGTCGTCGACCGCGCGGCCGTGGGCACGCCCGACGACGTGGCGGCGGCTATCGCGTACCTAGCCTCCGCCGACGCGCGGTTCGTGCAGGGCGCGGCGCTCGTGATCGACGGCGGGCGCCTGGACCGGCTCGGCGGGTAG
- a CDS encoding DedA family protein — protein sequence MDRRSHWFVLSGEDIDRTVAWLDRHGHAAVGVCRLIPALRTVALVPAGLVRMPLAPFLLYSAASTMAWTAALAYAGRLLGANEARVRVVLGPAPGSWSAR from the coding sequence ATGGACCGCCGTAGCCATTGGTTCGTGCTCTCCGGCGAGGACATCGACCGCACGGTGGCCTGGCTCGACCGTCACGGGCACGCCGCCGTGGGCGTCTGCCGGCTCATTCCGGCGCTGCGCACGGTCGCGTTGGTGCCGGCAGGGTTGGTCCGCATGCCGCTCGCGCCGTTCCTGCTGTACTCCGCAGCCAGCACCATGGCGTGGACGGCGGCGCTCGCGTACGCCGGCCGGCTGCTGGGCGCGAACGAAGCGCGGGTGCGCGTCGTGCTCGGCCCGGCACCCGGGTCGTGGTCGGCGCGGTAG
- a CDS encoding family 1 glycosylhydrolase codes for MAFMFATGIENSYPTVRNAQGVRVRVDEMAKCGHYQHWRTDFDLVQQLGVDYLRYGPPIHTTWLGPDRYDWAFADETFADLARRDLTPIVDLCHFGVPDWVGDFQNPDFASLFAGYARAFATRFPWVQLYTPVNEMYVCALFSAKYGWWNEQLTTDAAFVTAIKHVVRANVLAMRAILDVRPDALFIQSESSEYFHAASPAALPRADFLNQVRFLSLDLNYGRRVSSEMYEYLLDNGLTRAEYHAFLDETLKHHCVLGNDYYVTNEHRVEADGSTRASGEVFGYAVITRQYFDRYRLPVMHTETNLVQGPTGDESVAWLHKQWANVLRVRNDGVPVLGFTWYSLTDQVDWDTALREDNGRVNPLGLFDLNRAIRPVGAAYATLIREWRAVLPTQSTALTVTTVRPRHAGAGDAARAALWARERPLHAPPQDRAAPGMPRAGGEV; via the coding sequence ATGGCCTTCATGTTCGCGACCGGCATCGAGAACAGCTACCCGACCGTGCGGAACGCGCAGGGCGTGCGCGTGCGCGTCGACGAGATGGCCAAGTGCGGCCACTATCAGCACTGGCGCACCGACTTCGACCTCGTTCAGCAGCTCGGGGTCGACTACCTGCGCTACGGCCCCCCGATCCACACGACCTGGCTCGGGCCGGACCGCTACGACTGGGCGTTCGCCGACGAGACGTTCGCCGACCTCGCGCGGCGCGACCTCACGCCCATCGTCGACCTGTGCCACTTCGGGGTGCCCGACTGGGTCGGTGACTTCCAGAACCCCGACTTCGCGTCGCTCTTCGCCGGGTACGCACGCGCCTTCGCGACCCGCTTCCCGTGGGTGCAGCTCTACACGCCGGTGAACGAGATGTACGTCTGCGCGCTCTTCTCGGCCAAGTACGGCTGGTGGAACGAGCAGCTGACCACGGACGCGGCGTTCGTCACCGCCATCAAGCACGTCGTGCGGGCGAACGTGCTCGCCATGCGCGCGATCCTCGACGTGCGCCCCGACGCGCTCTTCATCCAGAGCGAGTCGAGCGAGTATTTCCACGCCGCGAGCCCCGCCGCGCTGCCGCGCGCCGACTTTCTCAATCAGGTCCGCTTCCTCTCGCTCGACCTGAACTACGGGCGTCGCGTGAGCTCGGAGATGTACGAGTACCTGCTCGACAACGGCCTGACGCGCGCGGAGTACCACGCTTTCCTCGACGAGACGCTCAAGCACCACTGCGTGCTGGGGAACGATTACTACGTGACCAACGAGCACCGCGTGGAGGCCGACGGCTCGACGCGCGCCTCGGGGGAGGTGTTCGGCTACGCCGTCATCACGCGCCAGTATTTCGACCGCTACCGGCTACCGGTGATGCACACCGAGACGAACCTCGTGCAGGGGCCGACGGGCGATGAATCGGTGGCCTGGCTGCACAAGCAGTGGGCGAACGTGCTCCGCGTGCGGAACGACGGCGTGCCGGTGCTCGGCTTCACGTGGTACTCGCTCACCGACCAGGTGGACTGGGACACCGCGCTCCGTGAGGACAACGGCCGCGTCAACCCGCTCGGCCTCTTCGATCTCAACCGCGCCATTCGCCCAGTAGGCGCGGCGTACGCGACGCTGATCCGTGAATGGCGCGCCGTGCTGCCGACCCAGAGCACTGCCCTGACGGTGACCACCGTGCGGCCGCGTCACGCCGGGGCTGGCGACGCCGCCCGGGCGGCGCTGTGGGCACGCGAGCGCCCGCTGCACGCCCCGCCCCAGGACCGCGCGGCGCCCGGCATGCCACGCGCGGGCGGCGAGGTATGA
- a CDS encoding MgtC/SapB family protein has translation MTPWPEVLGHLRDLLVAYALVLPVGWHQEREERSAGLRTFPLVAVASCGFVLVAIAVLGLRSSGQARILEGLITGIGFIGGGAILKGGNQVRGTATAASLWTTGVVGGAVGYGLYDIAAILALVNFLTLRVLGPLKQEGPPSPPPAGRRVGDTGDRV, from the coding sequence GTGACCCCCTGGCCCGAGGTGCTAGGCCACCTCCGCGACCTCCTCGTGGCGTACGCCCTCGTCCTGCCCGTCGGCTGGCACCAGGAGCGGGAGGAGCGGAGCGCGGGGCTGCGCACCTTCCCGCTCGTCGCCGTGGCGAGCTGCGGCTTCGTGCTCGTGGCCATCGCGGTGCTCGGCCTCCGCTCGTCCGGGCAGGCCCGCATCCTCGAGGGGCTCATCACCGGCATCGGCTTCATCGGCGGCGGGGCGATCCTGAAGGGCGGGAATCAGGTGCGCGGCACGGCCACCGCGGCGAGCCTGTGGACCACGGGCGTGGTGGGCGGAGCCGTCGGCTACGGCCTGTACGACATCGCGGCCATCCTCGCCCTGGTCAACTTCCTGACGCTCCGCGTGCTCGGCCCGCTGAAGCAGGAAGGGCCGCCGTCTCCCCCGCCCGCCGGGCGGCGGGTCGGCGACACCGGCGACCGAGTGTAG